A genomic segment from Marinobacter subterrani encodes:
- the rpoB gene encoding DNA-directed RNA polymerase subunit beta, which yields MTYSYTEKKRIRKDFSKLPSVMDVPYLLSIQLDSFRDFLQMEAAPEDRRETGLHAAFKSVFPIVSYSGNAALEYVSYRIGEPVFDVKECQLRGVTYAAPLRVKVRLIIYDKESSNKAIKDIKEQEVYMGEMPLMTENGTFVINGTERVIVSQLHRSPGVFFDHDKGKTHSSGKLLYSARVIPYRGSWLDFEFDPKDAVFVRIDRRRKLPASILLRSLGYTSEQMLEMFFETSKFSLGAETCKLELVPSRLRGDIATFDIKDNDGSVIVEEGRRITARHIKQLEKAGINELEVPTEYLYGRVLAKDMIDQASGEVLVECNSELTEELVTKILDAGVKEIETLYTNDLDCGPFMSDTLRIDPTRTPLEALVEIYRMMRPGEPPTKESAENLFNNLFFSEERYDLSAVGRMKLNRRLRREESTGEGTLTHADIIDVLKTLIDIRNGQGNVDDIDNLGNRRVRCVGEMAENQFRVGLVRVERAVRERLSLAESEGLMPQDLINAKPVAAAVKEFFGSSQLSQFMDQNNPLSEVTHKRRISALGPGGLTRERAGFEVRDVHPTHYGRVCPIETPEGPNIGLINSLATYARSNSYGFLESPYRKVVEGVVTDEVVYLSAIEESNYVIAQASAAMDEKTKRLTDELVTVRHQNEFTVTPPESVNFMDVSPRQVVSVAASLIPFLEHDDANRALMGANMQRQAVPTLRSQVPLVGTGVERTVAQDSGVCVTARRGGVIESVDAARVVVRVNNEETEAGDAGVDIYNLTKYTRSNQNTCINQRSIVRQGDVIARGDVLADGPSVDLGELALGQNMRIAFMPWNGYNFEDSILISEKVVQEDRLTTIHIQELTCVARDTKLGSEEITADIPNVGESALSKLDESGIVYIGAEVGPGDILVGKVTPKGETQLTPEEKLLRAIFGEKASDVKDTSSRVPTGTRGTVIDVQVFTRDGIEKDQRAQSIEKEQLDQYRKDLKDEYRIVEGATFERLMSALKGQEVISGPGLKKGATLDEGYLAELPRSDWFKLRMKDESLNELLEKSEQGLEDRKKEHEARFDDKKGKLQQGDDLAPGVLKIVKVYLAIKRRIQPGDKMAGRHGNKGVISAVMPIEDMPYDEHGNTVDIVLNPLGVPSRMNVGQVLETHLGAAAKGLGERISQMLDEQRKVAELRKLLDEIYNHSDEVFKVDLDSLSDKEILEMCHNLRGGVPMATPVFDGAKEAEVKRMLELAGLSTTGQTMLYDGRTGDMFDRPVTVGYMYILKLNHLIDDKMHARSTGSYSLVTQQPLGGKAQFGGQRFGEMEVWALEAYGAAYTLQEMLTVKSDDVNGRTKMYKNIVDGDHRMEPGMPESFNVLVKEIRSLGIDIELESE from the coding sequence ATGACTTACTCCTACACCGAGAAAAAGCGGATTCGCAAAGATTTCAGTAAATTGCCTTCCGTGATGGACGTCCCCTATTTGCTGTCTATTCAGCTGGATTCGTTCAGGGACTTCCTCCAAATGGAAGCCGCTCCTGAGGACCGTCGGGAAACCGGTCTTCACGCAGCATTCAAATCCGTATTCCCGATTGTCAGTTACTCTGGCAATGCCGCACTCGAATACGTCAGTTATCGTATTGGCGAGCCGGTTTTTGATGTCAAGGAATGCCAGCTTAGGGGCGTAACCTATGCAGCGCCGCTGCGGGTGAAAGTCCGCCTTATCATTTACGATAAGGAGTCGTCGAACAAGGCGATCAAGGACATTAAAGAGCAGGAAGTGTACATGGGCGAAATGCCCCTGATGACCGAGAACGGTACCTTCGTTATCAACGGTACCGAGCGCGTTATTGTTTCCCAGCTCCACCGGTCACCGGGCGTGTTCTTCGATCACGACAAGGGTAAAACCCATTCTTCCGGCAAGCTGCTGTATTCGGCGCGGGTGATTCCTTACCGTGGCTCCTGGCTGGATTTCGAGTTTGATCCGAAGGACGCCGTGTTCGTTCGTATCGACCGTCGTCGGAAGCTGCCGGCGTCTATCCTGCTGCGGTCACTGGGCTACACCTCCGAGCAGATGCTCGAGATGTTCTTTGAAACCAGTAAATTCAGCCTGGGCGCGGAGACGTGCAAGCTGGAACTGGTGCCGAGCCGTCTGCGCGGTGACATTGCCACCTTCGATATCAAGGACAATGACGGCAGCGTGATTGTCGAGGAAGGTCGCCGGATTACTGCCCGTCACATCAAGCAGCTGGAAAAAGCCGGTATCAACGAGCTTGAGGTGCCGACCGAGTACCTGTATGGCCGCGTTCTGGCCAAGGACATGATCGATCAGGCGTCCGGTGAAGTCCTGGTTGAATGTAACTCGGAGCTGACCGAGGAGCTGGTTACCAAAATCCTGGATGCGGGCGTAAAGGAAATCGAAACCCTTTACACCAACGATCTGGACTGCGGTCCGTTCATGTCCGACACCCTGCGTATCGATCCGACCCGCACCCCGCTGGAAGCGCTGGTTGAAATCTATCGGATGATGCGCCCGGGCGAGCCGCCCACCAAGGAATCGGCTGAAAACCTGTTCAATAATCTGTTTTTCTCCGAAGAGCGCTATGACCTGTCAGCGGTTGGCCGCATGAAGCTCAACCGCCGTCTGCGCCGGGAAGAAAGCACCGGTGAAGGCACCCTGACCCACGCTGACATTATTGATGTCCTCAAGACCCTGATCGATATCCGTAACGGCCAGGGCAATGTGGATGACATCGATAACCTGGGTAACCGCCGGGTTCGCTGTGTTGGTGAAATGGCCGAAAACCAGTTCCGGGTGGGTCTGGTGCGGGTTGAGCGTGCCGTTCGTGAGCGTCTGAGCCTGGCCGAGAGTGAAGGCCTGATGCCGCAGGACCTGATCAACGCCAAGCCCGTGGCGGCCGCCGTCAAGGAGTTCTTCGGTTCCAGCCAGTTGTCCCAGTTCATGGATCAGAACAACCCGCTGTCGGAAGTGACTCACAAGCGCCGTATCTCGGCCCTTGGCCCGGGCGGTCTGACCCGTGAGCGTGCCGGCTTTGAGGTTCGTGACGTACATCCGACTCATTACGGTCGTGTGTGCCCGATCGAGACACCGGAAGGCCCGAACATCGGTCTGATCAACTCGCTGGCAACCTATGCCCGTTCAAACTCCTACGGCTTCCTGGAAAGTCCGTACCGGAAAGTGGTTGAGGGTGTGGTCACCGACGAAGTGGTGTATCTGTCTGCCATCGAGGAGAGCAATTACGTCATCGCCCAGGCCAGTGCGGCCATGGACGAGAAGACCAAGCGCCTGACCGATGAACTGGTTACCGTACGTCACCAGAACGAGTTCACCGTTACGCCGCCGGAAAGCGTCAACTTCATGGACGTTTCGCCACGGCAGGTTGTGTCGGTTGCGGCGTCACTGATTCCGTTCCTGGAGCACGACGATGCCAACCGCGCCCTGATGGGAGCTAACATGCAGCGCCAGGCGGTTCCGACCCTGCGTTCCCAGGTGCCTCTGGTGGGTACCGGTGTTGAACGGACGGTGGCTCAGGATTCCGGCGTGTGTGTCACGGCCCGTCGCGGCGGCGTTATCGAAAGTGTCGATGCGGCCCGTGTTGTGGTCCGTGTGAACAATGAGGAAACCGAGGCGGGTGATGCCGGTGTGGATATCTACAACCTCACCAAGTACACCCGTTCCAACCAGAACACCTGTATCAACCAGCGCTCTATTGTGCGCCAGGGCGATGTGATTGCCCGTGGGGACGTGCTGGCAGACGGTCCGTCGGTCGACCTGGGTGAGCTGGCGCTGGGGCAGAACATGCGTATCGCGTTCATGCCCTGGAACGGTTACAACTTTGAGGACTCCATCCTCATCTCCGAGAAAGTGGTTCAGGAAGACCGCCTGACCACCATTCACATTCAGGAACTGACCTGTGTGGCTCGGGATACCAAGCTGGGTAGCGAAGAAATCACCGCGGATATTCCGAACGTTGGTGAAAGTGCGCTGTCCAAGCTGGATGAGTCCGGGATTGTGTATATCGGTGCCGAAGTAGGGCCTGGCGATATTCTGGTGGGCAAGGTGACACCGAAGGGTGAAACCCAGCTGACTCCGGAAGAGAAGCTGCTGCGCGCCATCTTCGGTGAGAAGGCGTCGGATGTTAAGGACACCTCCTCCCGTGTGCCGACAGGCACCCGCGGTACTGTTATCGACGTCCAGGTCTTTACCCGTGACGGTATCGAGAAGGACCAGCGAGCGCAGTCGATCGAGAAAGAGCAACTGGATCAATACCGCAAGGACCTTAAGGACGAGTACCGGATTGTTGAAGGTGCAACCTTCGAACGTCTGATGAGCGCTCTGAAAGGTCAGGAAGTGATCAGTGGGCCGGGCCTGAAAAAGGGTGCCACCCTGGACGAGGGCTACCTGGCCGAGCTGCCGCGTTCAGACTGGTTCAAGCTCCGGATGAAAGACGAGAGCCTGAACGAGCTGCTGGAGAAATCCGAGCAGGGTCTGGAAGATCGCAAGAAGGAGCACGAAGCACGCTTTGATGACAAGAAAGGCAAGCTTCAGCAGGGTGATGATCTTGCTCCGGGTGTGTTGAAGATCGTCAAGGTGTACCTGGCAATCAAGCGTCGCATCCAGCCGGGTGACAAGATGGCCGGTCGTCATGGTAACAAGGGTGTTATCTCTGCGGTTATGCCGATTGAGGATATGCCTTATGACGAGCATGGCAACACGGTCGACATCGTTCTGAACCCGCTGGGCGTTCCGTCGCGGATGAACGTAGGTCAGGTGCTGGAGACCCACCTGGGTGCCGCAGCCAAGGGGCTGGGTGAGCGAATCAGCCAGATGCTGGATGAACAGCGCAAGGTGGCTGAATTACGCAAGCTGCTGGATGAGATCTACAATCACTCAGACGAAGTGTTCAAGGTGGACCTGGATTCCCTGTCCGACAAGGAAATCCTCGAGATGTGTCACAACCTGCGTGGCGGTGTACCCATGGCAACGCCGGTATTCGACGGTGCCAAGGAAGCCGAAGTCAAACGGATGCTTGAACTGGCGGGGTTGAGCACCACGGGCCAGACCATGCTGTACGACGGTCGCACCGGAGACATGTTCGACCGTCCGGTGACCGTCGGCTACATGTACATCCTGAAGCTGAACCACCTGATCGACGACAAGATGCACGCTCGTTCCACCGGCTCCTACAGCCTGGTTACCCAGCAGCCGCTGGGTGGTAAGGCGCAGTTCGGTGGCCAGCGCTTCGGTGAGATGGAAGTGTGGGCCCTTGAGGCCTACGGTGCAGCCTATACGCTGCAGGAGATGCTCACCGTCAAGTCTGATGACGTGAACGGTCGGACCAAGATGTACAAGAACATTGTCGATGGCGACCATCGCATGGAGCCGGGCATGCCCGAATCCTTCAACGTTCTTGTCAAGGAAATCCGCTCGTTGGGTATCGACATCGAGCTGGAATCCGAGTGA